From the Cucumis sativus cultivar 9930 chromosome 5, Cucumber_9930_V3, whole genome shotgun sequence genome, the window agaaaagataaggGAAATTGACCTGAAGgaaggaagaggaggaggGCGACGGCGAGAGAGACGGGGGGATGGTTGCAGACGGCGGAGATTGCAAAGAGAATGACATTTTGGAAATGGAAACGGAAACGGAATTGGGAGTGAGAGTGAGTGAAAGACCGTTAAAATGAGATTGAGACGAAATaaatattctctctttttcacttCACATTTCTAAAACTAAACGCCTTTTTCCTCAATATCAACCTTCCCAACACAAATCATTATTACACCCCCATAAACCAACAAcctttattaaaattttagattcacaacttattatatacaatctaaaattttccaatattttgtaaatattattatttacaactcatttttcttttattaattcttaaaacatatatatctatttttaaatataaccaaatatcTTTAAACCTATTTGGAatacattttatatttcactatatttatagatatttttagaaattttttcatttgaaataatttttcaatattaataaatctctattaaattaaattatattccaATGAGACATTAGATTTCCAAATTGAGTTCAAAGACGTATTAATACTAACAtctaatataaatgtattaaTACTAACATctaatataaatgttttaagtaGTAGATAGACTTTTAACTCTAAAAGTAAATGGAGAATTTCCTTAAAATCTAACTTAAAAGAGTAACAATCATGACCACTAGAACAATACCAATAGtctataattttgattaaagaaacaaaagcctgaattttatttgtaattcaaaataacaagATATAATGATTTCATTcataaagattaaagaaaaaaaaagatttatctTCCCTAATCAAGATAGATTTGACAAGAACAGAGGTTGAGAAAAgtggaaaaagagagaagaagggGGTTACATTAAATTAAGCAGCACTCAATTATTTGTGAGTCAGAAGGAAAGAATGAAAGTTCAGCTCTAGTGTTCAAAATCtctaaaaagaaaggaaaaaaaaaccaaacaaacaagtaGAAGAAGCCAAGGGGGATTGGATTGTCATCAAGCTAGTGTCACTGTCATTGCAGCATCCCAAAATCTGCAATAACATAtacattttctcttcttactTCTAGTAGAAGATGATATTTGGGACTTTCAAGTTTCAACCCCATCTAAGAATTGCAGACCCCCAGGTTAGACCTGCCCCGAAACCTGAAGTTGCAATTGTATGCCCCGCCTTCACCTTCCCACTTCGAACTGCTTCGTCCAATGCCAATGGAATGGAAGCTGCACTTGTGTTACCGTAGTTTGCCAGATTCGATATCACACGCTCTGATGGAACCTCTAATCGAGCAGCTACTGCATCGATGATCCTTTGGTTCGCctgcatattttttaatgaagaTTTTAAGTAAATACTTTGTTATTGAATCCCTACACAGAACTTTTTAAGTCACAGTTGAATTTAGAATTAAGAAGATTAATCAGTTCGGCTGGATTTTCCCTGTTtcaattcaaactttaaactaaAGACAATAAAGTCCCACAGATACCTGATGTAACAACAACCAATCAATGTTAGATGCATTTAGACCAGCTTGTTGAAGGGCAGCCTCGATTGACTGTGGCACACAGCGAACAGCAAATCGAAACACCTCCTTGCCGTTCATATGAATACAAGAATATGACACATTTTTGGGAGGAAAACCAGCCACAAAGCCGTTAGAACCCAAACTTTTATCAGTTTCCTTTTCCTTGATCCCAGCATTCAAATGCCTGTTCCAGACTTACGTTTCTAATCATACACCTCACGAAACCATAAAATGGAACAAGGAAAAATATCAGAAAAGCACACCTTTGGCCATCCCCATCACTGTGCAAGTCAAAACCAAATAAACCATCATCCTCAGTATCACATGCCTGAAACCAAATAAATTGTTGAAAGAAATTCTTAAGTAATTCCACTTGTTTCGTAGGAAATAAACGTTAGCAATAAGATGTAACATATTACATACGTCAGAACCTTATTACAAAACGGTTTCTATTGTTTACTGTCCTCACTATAGAACTTATACCTGCAGTAGTACAGCACCAGCAGCATCTCCAAAAAGAATGCAGGATGCTCTATCAGACCAGTCGACATAGCGAGAAAGAGCATCAGCACCAATGACAAGAACATTAGAAAATCCACCTCCTGCAGTTATAGGTAAGGTAGTTTATTGCTTTAAAACCCAAGGGGAAAATTGATCTAAGCAACAGGACTAAAACAAAGATTCTTTACCCCTTATGTGACAAGCAGCAGATACTAAACCCAGTAGAAATCCACTACATGCAGCTGTTATATCATAAGACAGAGGATTTCTTTTACAACCAAGAGCTTTTTGGACCTGGAATGCAGTGGAGGGCAATTAGAAAAGCATGTGATTTAGATAAATCCAGTAATATCCACGGAAAAATCAATCGAAGGTGAAGTTTGCTAAAATAGAACAATTGCAAAATACGTATCTTTGGTAAAGTACAAACATGGTTGATCAGCAAAATGGCATCAGTACAATAACAAGACAACAAGACACAGAAATAACCAATTTTGGGGTTTGGATAGTTAATGCatatcttgttttttttctcttgtttgtAGCTTTCTGGGGAATAGGCTGCTCAGCTTGTTTGGTGTTGCCTAGTAAAGCTCCGGATCCCTTCCATCAGCTCATCAACTCATCATTGTCATAAAAAAACCCTTACCCTAAAGCACCAGCGAAATTTTTTTGGTCCAATGGTGGCTATGCCCTCCTCTAACGGTTTTGGTTTAAAAGGAATTCCAAAatctttcttaatcaaaagACAAACAAGGATGTTTTTTGGGACTTGATTACCTTTTTTGCTTCTACTAGgtcgttttcttcttcatttttttttttcattttgttgctGTAATTATAGACTGACACAGATTTACTCTAGTTAGGTCTCCTTTTTTAAACCGTGTGTATGTGGGACATCTAATGTCCCCCTCCTTTTGTATTTCTCTCTTTGATtatgaaagttttgtttattattaaaataaattaaattaaatgtgtgtgtatatataaagggaaaaaaaggatTTCATCACTtatataaactattattaaaccaccaattcacccaaaagcttaagttggtgattgaaggcaaatttaattatatatcaccaacaataAGTTGAGGAGGTACAATCTAAATCCAAACTAGAAGTTAAGTTTAAGTCaaatatatcaccaacaataATGTAATCTTTTAAGCCAAATATTACATTCTTATTTCAACTTGTATAAGCAAAGCACGAGAGAAGTTGGTGaaattcataacaaattttaccaTCCAAATTAGTTGTGCAAACATTGATAGGGAAAGAACACCTTAGACAAGCTTCAAGGCAAAGGCAATATACAAGAATCATGTAAATCTTCTTCAATAGTTGCTCAATAGCTATGCAAACAAGAACTAGGgacaaaatcttcaaaatagaaaggaaTCAGTGGATTTAGTTTTCTTATATGTCCGTGAGTGTTCAAGCTTGCTTGTGCGTATCTCCGCTAATCTTATGGAACAATCAATAGACTCTCCTACATTTTGTTGATAAAGGAAACATGATTTTAAATCTTTAGTTAGTGGCATAGTTTGAAACTATCCCCTCCAAGCTCATTTTTCTCATTGCCCCAACTACCTCCAAGTCAACCTGTGGTGGTTAGAAGAAGCAATGGATTTTTATGAATGGAAACAGCTATATAACCGCCCTAATTAGGTGGCATAGTAGAATGgggagaaaaagaatgatTCTCACTCCATATCCCCACAAAAGACAGTAACGGAACTTTCCAGAATCCAGAGAACCAAGCAACACATGTAGTTCAGTTATGAACTTATGTCTTCTACTTCATATcgaattattatttaaatattgggATAAATGATCTGCGAAACACATACCTGTGGAGCATTGCCAAAAAGATCCTCTGGTGTCGAAGTGCACATTAATACCAAGTCTACATCATCAGGTTCAACTTGAGCCATTTGAAGAGCTCCTCTTGCTGCCTCTGCTGCCAAAGCTGTCAGGCTACCATCCTTGCCTGTGAATCGGAAGAAGAAAGCTTAAGTCTTAAAACCACCATCCCATGAGCAGAAAAGGCTACGAACCTTGAAACTAGAAAGCCACGAAGTTGTCGACTTGACATTCTGTTATTCAAAAGAACTCATGAAAGGCTACTTAGTAAATTAGGATCATCATGAAAGATATATTGTACAAGGAAATCAAATAAAGAAGTGAAATAATTGGCTAGTAAGATCCATATAACAAGTTCAAGAGTAACTGTGCTACGGTTACTATCTAAACTCTAAACAACAAGTGAACGAAGTCATGCAATTATGGTAAGTTGTTCATTTGGTTGTAGACTCCTACTGTTTACTTCATGAGGTAGCACACACCTGCAATCACCCTTCGATTGCGAATACCAGTGCGAACAGATATCCATTCATCATTTGTATCAACCAATTTTGCAAGATCGTCATTTGAAATCTGAAGACTTGGTACAGCTGAACCACACCCAACTAGCTTGCAGCCTCTGGTGAGGATCctgtaaaagtaaattttttttcctttttagcaTGACCATCTTAATCAGCAAAAGAACATACAGAGGTTCTCTCGAAAAGAATTTTGTCCAAAAAAAGAGATCATATAGAGGGTTATCTCCTAACTAAAAGTActatttttatccttttattGATAACCTTTTATTGATGTAGCAAATGTCTTTATCATAAGATGAAGGCCTGAGCTTATCACTCTAATTTTTATCCCAAGTTAAACGCCAGTTGCAAAAGGACGTAATGGGGAAAACATGAAGGCACCAAACTAGTTAAATGTCAAATTGTTCTTCCagaattttctttccttcatatCCGTAAAAGTCTGGACCAGCTTTCACACATTTGAACCATTCTCACAATCTCACTGCAGTCAGTTTGCACGAAAATATTCTTCcagaaaattgaaacaaaaatgtggACCATCTTTCACAAATCTAGATAAACAAGATAAAATCTGCTCCGAGCTATCCTCTAAAATGCATGACTATTGTAAGTTGTCTCCCAAGTATCCAGATACTGTAAAAAGTCCAGACAGCTACACTCTCTATAATCacaaatccaaatccaaaacCACACCAACTACCGCCACTGTTCTACCCGCCGAGAAGgttcaaataaattatcatcTCAGGAGTTTGTGCTAAATTCTAGGTACATGATGATTCAACTATAGATTTTCTTGCACTAATCCACgaaattcattcattcaaattaAGTTCCAGTAACAACTCGTAAACAATGCTAGCAATCTCAACCCCCTCAAATGAGCAGGAAACTATGCCGCTCTCAAGAACCATTTCAATCCAGAAGAAACCAATGAAACAACCAAACCAGATAGAaactgaagatgaaaaagaagatatagTAATTTACCTGGGCACACGAGATTCAGAAGGGGAAGCTCCAGAAGAAACCTTCTCTGCGCCGATAGAACTAGAACAGAATATTACTTTAGGAATTCTATCAGATGATCTAAACCCAGATCGAAAACAGGCTCCTAATGGAAAATTCCTCGTCCTTAGACTCGGGACTGACGTTGCAAAGAACCCAGATGTATTTGCCATTGTACTAAACACTGAGAACCcacaacacaaaaaaaaaaacaaagagagacTTGGGAAAGTAACAACAacttaaaaaaagtgaaaaatgggATGAAAACAGCATTCAAACCCAGAACCCATAAGacggagaaaaaaaaatggaaatggcGATTTTCGATGCTTATTCTGCAAAAAATCCTAGAAAAGTccgagaaaaagaaaagagagacagaggagaaagggaaaaaagagaaaatgggGGCGATTactccaaaacccaaataGCGGAAACTCCAATGTTTAGCAAATTCAGCTGAAACAGGAAGGATCAGACATGCATTGCCTTGCCCTTTCCCCCACcaagatttgatttttcatttataaagtCTCTTGTAgttagaaggaaaaagagaaacgtATAAATCTTTCTCCTCTAACgcataaaataatttcactGCTTCGCAAGTCTAAAATTACTTTGAACTCCCTAATGTTCGTGATGCAACTCCCATTTTCCTTATGCCTATTATGTAATCTCACAATCTGAGGCTGAAAGTTGTTTAGCTACTT encodes:
- the LOC101215700 gene encoding 3-oxoacyl-[acyl-carrier-protein] synthase 3 A, chloroplastic is translated as MANTSGFFATSVPSLRTRNFPLGACFRSGFRSSDRIPKVIFCSSSIGAEKVSSGASPSESRVPRILTRGCKLVGCGSAVPSLQISNDDLAKLVDTNDEWISVRTGIRNRRVIAGKDGSLTALAAEAARGALQMAQVEPDDVDLVLMCTSTPEDLFGNAPQVQKALGCKRNPLSYDITAACSGFLLGLVSAACHIRGGGFSNVLVIGADALSRYVDWSDRASCILFGDAAGAVLLQACDTEDDGLFGFDLHSDGDGQRHLNAGIKEKETDKSLGSNGFVAGFPPKNVSYSCIHMNGKEVFRFAVRCVPQSIEAALQQAGLNASNIDWLLLHQANQRIIDAVAARLEVPSERVISNLANYGNTSAASIPLALDEAVRSGKVKAGHTIATSGFGAGLTWGSAILRWG